One Natrinema longum genomic window carries:
- a CDS encoding adenylate kinase — protein sequence MAQPRILILGAPGAGKGTQSAKIIEEFDVDHITTGDALRANKEMDISDMDTEYDTPVEYMDRGELVPDAVVNAIVDEALSQADGFVLDGYPRNLEQAEELEDMTDLDVVLYLEVGEEELVHRLTGRRMDPETGDIYHVEYNPPEDSEVEERLVQRDDDTEETVKERLSVFHENTEPVIEYYEEQGDLERVNGEQAPDEVWEDVRATIEDAA from the coding sequence ATGGCTCAGCCACGAATCCTGATCCTGGGTGCGCCTGGGGCAGGCAAGGGGACCCAGAGCGCAAAGATCATCGAGGAATTCGATGTCGATCACATCACGACGGGGGACGCACTCCGAGCGAACAAGGAGATGGACATCTCGGATATGGACACCGAGTACGACACGCCGGTCGAGTACATGGATCGGGGCGAACTCGTCCCGGACGCGGTCGTCAACGCGATCGTCGACGAGGCGCTCTCGCAGGCCGATGGCTTCGTCCTCGACGGCTACCCGCGGAACTTAGAACAGGCCGAAGAGCTCGAGGACATGACCGATCTCGACGTCGTACTCTACCTCGAGGTCGGCGAGGAGGAACTCGTCCACCGGCTGACTGGGCGGCGGATGGATCCGGAAACCGGCGACATCTACCACGTCGAATACAATCCCCCCGAAGACTCCGAGGTCGAGGAGCGACTCGTCCAGCGGGACGACGACACCGAAGAGACGGTCAAAGAACGGCTGTCGGTCTTCCACGAGAACACCGAACCGGTTATCGAGTACTACGAGGAACAGGGCGATCTCGAGCGAGTCAACGGTGAGCAGGCACCCGACGAGGTCTGGGAGGACGTGCGGGCGACGATCGAAGACGCGGCGTAA
- the coxB gene encoding cytochrome c oxidase subunit II — protein sequence MQGTRVDVFEQIFLVFLGLGALVGVIVIAYTLYNAYKYRDTGEADGDEDLPSVGELPTGGKGGKKLFLSFGISAVIVISLVIWTYAMLLYVEDPADGTDEQAEALNVDVTGESFAWFFEYDNGIESTGTLRVPADERVWVRVTSGDVWHAFGISEQRVKADAIPGEYDETWFEAEEPGQYEIECFELCGEYHTSMVGTLQVMEPEEYDQWMDDQLTMSFTMEDQNESPVADGYVLTLEHQESDFEESYTADQFDNGSIEITDIEQGGQYNVSIEPTDGQFEPIEEQIDMTGPVSETYTLELDATESETNANETNGGGEN from the coding sequence ATGCAGGGGACACGTGTCGACGTGTTCGAGCAGATCTTCCTGGTCTTCTTAGGACTTGGTGCGCTCGTCGGCGTCATCGTGATCGCGTACACCTTGTACAACGCGTACAAGTACCGTGATACCGGTGAGGCCGACGGCGACGAGGATCTGCCCTCCGTCGGGGAGTTACCGACAGGTGGAAAGGGCGGCAAGAAACTGTTTCTCTCGTTCGGCATCAGCGCCGTAATCGTCATCTCGCTGGTGATCTGGACGTACGCGATGCTCCTGTACGTCGAGGATCCAGCCGACGGCACGGACGAGCAAGCAGAAGCACTCAACGTCGATGTCACCGGCGAGAGCTTCGCCTGGTTCTTCGAGTACGATAACGGGATCGAATCGACGGGAACCCTTCGGGTCCCCGCCGACGAACGAGTCTGGGTGCGGGTGACGTCTGGCGACGTCTGGCACGCGTTCGGCATATCCGAACAACGGGTGAAAGCCGACGCGATTCCGGGCGAGTACGACGAAACGTGGTTCGAGGCCGAGGAACCCGGCCAGTACGAGATCGAGTGCTTCGAGCTCTGTGGCGAGTATCATACCTCGATGGTCGGCACGCTCCAGGTCATGGAGCCCGAAGAGTACGACCAGTGGATGGACGATCAACTGACGATGTCGTTCACGATGGAGGACCAAAACGAGTCCCCCGTTGCGGACGGCTACGTACTGACCCTCGAGCACCAGGAGAGTGACTTCGAGGAGAGCTACACGGCAGACCAGTTCGATAACGGATCGATCGAGATCACGGATATCGAGCAAGGTGGCCAGTACAACGTGTCGATCGAGCCGACGGACGGACAGTTCGAACCGATCGAAGAGCAGATCGACATGACCGGTCCGGTCAGCGAAACCTACACGCTCGAGTTAGACGCAACGGAATCCGAGACCAATGCAAACGAAACGAACGGCGGAGGTGAGAACTGA
- a CDS encoding cbb3-type cytochrome c oxidase subunit I: protein MSDLPPMRSIKRWLVTTNHKDVGILYMATSLFFLLFGGTLALLFRAHLWEAGGTGLLTNDQFYQSVSGHGLIMVFWFLSPIASGFANYFVPLQIGAKDLAFPRLNALSYWFYLFSGILMGISFFQGGSFSGGWTMYAPLNVPTYTPAMQAMTGGNSMVLALVLFCISITMGTVNFLTTMHRSRAEGLGLWNMPMFSWSWLLTAWMMLFAFAALLAAVLLLSVDRLFLTQYFATDQGSSLLWAHIFWFFGHPEVYIVFFPALGIMFETFQTFTGRRLVGRKWVIIAMVLVAVQSFLVWMHHMFLSTINLPIKTLFMATTIGISLPFDLMVFALIYTMVKGRVRFTTPFLFSLGALVLFILGGITGVFLGAVVLDYEFRGTYWVVAHFHYVMVSGVTALVGGIYYWWPKLTGKMYSERLGKLNFAVYFVGFNLLYFPMFMAWETPRRVFHYAEGAQIYHQLATVGAFVFGASFLIMFFTLGKSLVSGPDAPDNPWTYSRTAEWAIPSPPPLENWPDRPSYASGRLEFVDDAATATDGGVAQEATATASASHDEEHADHASIWPVGIGVATFTFFLGLSGITPYVFSFVESNIHSGVGNFVTLDSAPAQNIIYPILIALGLGMLAVTLFQFGREQFTAPEMAVAERWPFGGISNEKLGVWIFLASDVVVFGAAIGAYVFMRIHMGWGSWHLDTITNAGLFNTYVLLTSSFTVILAHVMAERGNKKGLLGMLSATVLLGLVFMGVKGFEYSSKFSDGHYWFSGIEYSLYFVTTGLHALHVILGLLVALFMIYRVVSIDAYLEDHMPVEYFGLYWHFVDIVWVFLFPLFYLM from the coding sequence ATGAGTGATCTTCCACCGATGCGGTCGATTAAGCGGTGGCTGGTCACGACCAACCACAAGGACGTCGGCATCCTCTATATGGCGACGTCGCTGTTCTTCCTGCTTTTCGGAGGGACTCTCGCATTGCTGTTCCGCGCTCACCTGTGGGAAGCCGGCGGGACGGGGCTGCTCACCAACGACCAGTTCTACCAGTCCGTTTCCGGCCACGGGCTCATCATGGTCTTCTGGTTCCTGTCACCGATCGCCAGCGGGTTCGCGAACTACTTCGTCCCGCTCCAGATCGGCGCAAAGGACCTCGCGTTCCCCCGTCTGAACGCACTGAGTTACTGGTTCTACCTGTTCTCGGGAATCCTGATGGGAATCTCGTTCTTCCAGGGTGGCTCGTTCTCCGGCGGCTGGACGATGTATGCCCCGCTGAACGTGCCGACGTATACGCCGGCGATGCAGGCGATGACCGGCGGGAACTCGATGGTTCTCGCCTTAGTTCTGTTCTGTATCTCCATCACGATGGGGACGGTCAACTTCCTGACCACGATGCACCGATCCCGTGCTGAGGGGCTCGGTCTGTGGAACATGCCGATGTTCTCCTGGTCGTGGCTGCTGACCGCCTGGATGATGCTGTTCGCGTTCGCGGCGCTGCTGGCAGCCGTGCTGTTACTCTCGGTCGATCGGCTGTTCCTCACGCAGTACTTCGCGACCGATCAGGGATCGAGTCTACTGTGGGCACATATCTTCTGGTTCTTCGGCCATCCGGAGGTGTACATCGTCTTCTTCCCTGCCTTGGGAATCATGTTCGAGACGTTCCAGACGTTCACCGGCCGACGGCTCGTCGGCCGCAAGTGGGTCATCATCGCGATGGTCCTCGTTGCGGTCCAGTCGTTCCTCGTCTGGATGCACCACATGTTCCTGTCGACGATCAACCTCCCGATCAAGACGCTGTTCATGGCGACGACGATCGGTATCTCGCTGCCCTTCGACCTGATGGTCTTCGCGCTGATCTATACGATGGTCAAAGGGCGCGTCCGCTTTACCACGCCGTTCCTGTTCTCGCTTGGGGCGCTCGTATTGTTCATTCTTGGAGGTATCACCGGTGTCTTCCTCGGGGCCGTCGTCCTCGACTACGAGTTCCGCGGAACGTACTGGGTCGTCGCTCACTTCCACTACGTGATGGTCTCGGGGGTCACCGCACTGGTCGGTGGCATCTACTACTGGTGGCCGAAACTCACCGGCAAGATGTACTCCGAGCGACTCGGGAAGCTCAACTTCGCGGTCTACTTCGTCGGCTTCAACCTGCTGTACTTCCCGATGTTCATGGCCTGGGAGACGCCACGGCGCGTCTTCCACTACGCTGAGGGTGCCCAGATCTATCACCAGCTGGCAACCGTGGGCGCGTTCGTCTTCGGCGCTTCCTTCCTGATCATGTTCTTCACGCTCGGGAAGAGTCTGGTCTCGGGTCCCGACGCCCCCGACAACCCGTGGACGTACTCGCGGACCGCCGAGTGGGCGATCCCCTCGCCGCCGCCCCTCGAGAACTGGCCCGACCGGCCCAGCTACGCCAGCGGCCGCCTCGAGTTCGTCGACGACGCCGCGACCGCGACCGACGGCGGCGTCGCACAGGAAGCGACCGCCACGGCGTCCGCGAGTCACGACGAAGAACACGCCGACCACGCCAGCATCTGGCCGGTTGGCATCGGCGTCGCGACGTTTACGTTCTTCCTCGGACTCAGCGGCATCACGCCGTACGTCTTCTCGTTCGTCGAGTCAAACATTCACAGCGGCGTCGGTAACTTCGTCACGCTCGATTCGGCACCCGCACAGAACATCATCTACCCGATCCTCATTGCACTCGGATTGGGGATGCTTGCGGTCACGCTGTTCCAGTTCGGTCGCGAGCAGTTCACCGCACCCGAGATGGCCGTCGCCGAACGCTGGCCGTTCGGCGGCATCAGCAACGAGAAGCTGGGCGTCTGGATCTTCCTGGCCTCGGACGTCGTCGTCTTCGGTGCCGCGATCGGTGCGTACGTGTTCATGCGTATCCACATGGGCTGGGGGAGCTGGCATCTCGATACGATCACCAATGCCGGACTGTTCAACACGTACGTGTTGCTGACCTCGAGTTTCACGGTCATCCTCGCACACGTGATGGCCGAACGCGGAAACAAGAAGGGGCTACTCGGCATGTTGAGCGCGACGGTACTGCTCGGACTCGTGTTCATGGGCGTCAAGGGCTTCGAGTACAGCAGCAAGTTCTCGGACGGTCACTACTGGTTCAGCGGCATCGAGTACTCGCTGTACTTCGTGACGACCGGCCTGCACGCGCTGCACGTCATCCTCGGCCTCCTGGTCGCGCTGTTCATGATCTACCGGGTCGTCTCGATCGACGCCTATCTCGAGGATCACATGCCGGTGGAGTACTTCGGTCTCTACTGGCACTTCGTCGACATCGTGTGGGTCTTCCTGTTCCCACTGTTCTACCTGATGTAG